A DNA window from Shewanella baltica contains the following coding sequences:
- a CDS encoding XRE family transcriptional regulator — MNKNESFADRLRTAMDEAGYTQASLGEAIGMAQPSVWKLTTGKTKNTRKLYEIAKVLRVSPEWLLNGHEPMRLGELSNKQQQIPDKSEWGTLEAWDDSTPINSDEVEVPFLRDVEFACGDGTFNDEDYNGFKLRFSKSTLRKVGANTDGSGVICFPARGNSMEPYIPDGTTVAVNTNDKKIVDGKIYAINENGWKRIKVLRRSSPDKLNILSFNSDEYEPEDKPAESVEIIGRVFWYSVIV, encoded by the coding sequence ATGAATAAAAATGAATCTTTTGCGGATAGATTAAGAACGGCCATGGATGAGGCTGGTTACACTCAAGCATCACTAGGTGAGGCTATAGGCATGGCGCAACCAAGCGTCTGGAAACTAACAACAGGTAAAACTAAAAACACCAGAAAGCTTTATGAAATTGCGAAAGTTTTGAGAGTGAGTCCTGAATGGCTTCTCAATGGGCACGAACCCATGAGGTTGGGTGAACTCTCAAACAAACAACAACAGATTCCTGATAAATCAGAATGGGGTACCCTTGAAGCTTGGGATGATTCAACCCCAATTAATAGTGACGAAGTTGAAGTGCCATTCTTACGAGACGTTGAATTTGCCTGTGGTGATGGAACCTTTAATGATGAGGATTACAATGGCTTCAAGCTAAGGTTCTCTAAATCAACTCTACGTAAAGTTGGAGCTAATACGGATGGTTCTGGAGTGATTTGTTTCCCTGCCAGAGGAAACAGCATGGAGCCATACATACCTGATGGAACAACTGTTGCTGTAAATACAAACGATAAAAAGATTGTTGATGGGAAAATTTATGCCATCAATGAGAATGGATGGAAACGCATTAAAGTACTTCGCCGTTCTTCACCAGATAAGCTAAATATTTTGAGTTTTAATAGTGATGAATATGAGCCCGAGGACAAGCCTGCTGAATCAGTAGAAATAATCGGTAGAGTTTTCTGGTATTCAGTTATTGTGTGA
- a CDS encoding transcriptional regulator encodes MAVKAIAQAINVLGSQQKLADACNVKQPSVCAWLHGRKKVSAENAKRIEKATHGAVPAYKIRPDLVDLFPHPNEAA; translated from the coding sequence ATGGCTGTAAAAGCTATTGCACAGGCTATAAATGTATTAGGAAGTCAGCAGAAACTTGCTGATGCCTGCAACGTAAAGCAGCCATCAGTTTGTGCATGGCTTCATGGCCGGAAAAAAGTTTCAGCAGAAAATGCGAAACGAATTGAAAAGGCAACTCATGGAGCCGTTCCTGCATACAAGATCCGCCCTGACTTGGTCGATTTATTTCCACATCCAAATGAAGCTGCGTAA
- a CDS encoding ead/Ea22-like family protein: MSQHIEIPAFLLEMSQQMHQQDNRITAEPIWQVRCKRYLLTEKDYNEHHWEIFYGEDGDYSTLYRSDDGDKSNLAEWLLEHDAEWCKTWLFENDKIESYHDEIESFADVFTQAFIEDFDVDSDHYDLPSNLTKLHFQEIEEVIKSCLTEADANWFIRRKQHDYPHLYTYVASMYLCPQMIELRNWILSLTKAEVKA; this comes from the coding sequence ATGAGCCAACACATCGAAATCCCCGCATTCTTGCTTGAAATGTCTCAGCAAATGCACCAACAAGATAATCGCATTACTGCGGAGCCAATCTGGCAAGTGCGCTGCAAGCGCTATTTGCTCACCGAAAAAGACTACAACGAACATCACTGGGAGATTTTTTACGGGGAAGATGGTGATTATTCAACGCTCTATCGCTCTGATGATGGCGATAAAAGTAACCTTGCTGAATGGTTGCTAGAGCATGATGCCGAATGGTGCAAAACGTGGTTATTCGAGAACGACAAGATCGAATCTTATCACGATGAAATCGAATCATTTGCCGACGTATTCACTCAAGCGTTTATCGAAGATTTTGATGTTGATTCAGATCATTACGATTTGCCATCAAACCTCACCAAACTTCACTTTCAAGAAATTGAAGAGGTCATTAAATCCTGCCTCACCGAAGCCGATGCGAATTGGTTTATCAGGCGTAAGCAACATGATTACCCACATCTATATACCTATGTCGCGTCAATGTATTTGTGCCCTCAAATGATTGAGCTACGCAACTGGATCCTGTCACTGACTAAGGCAGAGGTGAAAGCATGA